The Bdellovibrionales bacterium sequence TCCACACTTCGGACAGTTTTTGTTGTGACACCTTCAAAAACTCCCTTTTCCTCAAATCTATCATAAACTTATACGAAATCTACCCACACCTTTTTGATCATTATGCCACTTTTTATCTTCACAGGTTCTTTCTTATGGTCGCTGGTTTTACTCTTGTTCTGAAGGCTCGCTTGGGGCGTGGGGCATGTCTTCATCCCCATCAGGTTCATCCCCCACAAAACGCTGAATGCCATCGCGCCAGTCTTGTGCGGTCTGAAAACGACTTGTCCAAATACCGTATTTGCCTGTTTGTGCTTTTTGCTCGGCGGCATAGTACTTTCCCCCCGATACGGCCACGCGTTCTATCGCCCATCCTTTTAAGATTAGATGTTCGGCGATGTCTTGCGCTTTGGGCCCCCTAAACCGGAAGCATTGAGCCAAGGCGGGTGCGTCATCGACGGCGGATTGTTTAATCGTGCATTCGACCGTTTTATTGCCAACATAGTGTTTCAACGCGGACATGGCGTCCTCGCCGCAGCCCCAAGAAACATCTCCCTGCCAACACTGTTGATCGGGGGCCAAAAGATCAACGCCCCACAAAGCCACGTTTTGCCCATTAATGGACAAAACGCCATTGTCTTGCACACAGGGAATGCCTGTTATTTTTTCAACGTCGTCTGCCCATGCCTTTGTTGCAGCGCACAACAAAAGGATTCCGCAGCAACAGAGGGCCTTTATAAAAAAGGCACGTGGCAAAGAAAAGGAAGTGTGGATCATGGGCGCTATCAAACCAGAACATCATGGCCAAATCTTGGCAGATGGTGTTATAAACTTCGGTTTATAGAAAATCCAACTATCAATAAGGAGAGAAAAATGATTCTTGCTGCTGCCCCCAAAACCGGTTCACGCACAGAATATGACACTTTTGGGCCCATAGAGGTTCCCGCAGGCCATTATTGGGGTGCACAGACGGGGCGCAGTTTGATGAATTTCCGCATTGGGGGTGAGCGTATGCCAACCCCGCTTATGAGGGCCTTTGGCGCGGTTAAGAAGGCCGCTGCGCTGGCCAATATGGATTGTGGCAATATGGACGCGACGATTGGCAATGCCATCGTGCAGGCGGCGGATGAGGTCTATCAGGGCAAGTGGGACGGTGAGTTCCCCTTGGTTGTGTGGCAAACGGGCTCTGGCTCGCAGACCAACATGAATGTGAATGAGGTGATCGCCAATCGTGCAATTGAGCTTTTGGGTGGTGAGATCGGCAGCAAGAAACCCGTTCATCCCAACGATCACGTCAACAAGGCGCAAAGCACGAATGACGCGTTTCCCACGGCCATGCATGTTGCGGCGGTGCAGATGATCACGGACGAGCTGATCCCCGCGCTTCAGCATTTCCATAAAGCCATAGACGACAAGGCCAAGGCGTTTGAACCTATCGTCAAGATCGGGCGCACGCATTTGCAAGACGCCGTTCCCCTCACGTTGGGGCAGGAGTTTTCGGGCTATGCGATGCAGCTGGAATTGTCCATTGAGCGCGCACGCGATTCCATGAAGCGCCTCTATCCCCTCGCGCAGGGCGGCACGGCGGTGGGCACGGGCCTCAACGCCAAGAAAGGTTTTGCCGAAAAGTTCGCCGAGCATATCGCGCAGATCACGGGCAAGCCCTTTACTTCTGCGGCCAACAAGTTTGAGGCGCTGGCCAGCCGTGACGCGATGGTTGAGGCGTCGGGCATGATGAACACGATTGCGGTGAGCTTTATGAAGATCGCAAACGACATTCGCCTCCTCGCCTCTGGCCCCAATTGCGGCATTGGTGAGATTTCTCTGCCAGAGAATGAGCCGGGCTCGTCCATTATGCCAGGCAAGGTGAACCCCACGCAGTCGGAAGCCATGACGATGGTCGCGGCGCAGGTGATGGGCAATCATGTCACCGTCAGCGTCGCCGGTGCGAACGGCCATTTTGAGCTGAACGTGTTTAAGCCCGTCATCGCCTTTAACGTGCTGCAGTCCATCCGGCTGCTTACCGATGTGGCGAACAGCTTTACGGATAATTGCGTTGTTGGCATCGTTGCGAACGAAGAGCGCATCGCCTCGCTGGTGTCGCAGTCCCTCATGCTGGTGACGGCGCTCAACCCGCATGTTGGCTATGACAACGCGGCGAAGATCGCGAAGAAAGCGCATAAGGAAGGCAAGACGCTCAAGGCCGTCGCGGTCGAGCTTGGCCTGTTGACGGCGGAAGATTACGGCCGCCTGATCCGCCCGCAAGACATGGTGCATCCGCTTGATTGATGGTTTTGCCCAAGAAGGCGGCAGTGCGAACCTTAAGCGCTCGGTCTTGATCGCGGGGCATCGCACCAGCGTGTCGTTAGAGCCTGCCTTTTGGGAGGAGCTTTGCGTCATAGCAAAAAAGCGTGGCCTGTCCGTCAACCAACTGGTTGCCGAGATCGACGCTGCGCGGACAGGCAACCTCTCCAGCGCACTTAGGCTTTATGTGTTGAAGGTTATCAAGGAATCTTGAACAGGCTTTCTGCGCCGGACTTGTGGGATTCCTTGTACTCGATCATGGCCGCGGCGCTGTCGATTTCGGCCTCTAACGAGCGGATGTATTCCTTCAAATCCTGAATCGAAAGTCCCTGCAAATCGACAGGTTTTGGGGCAGGGCGGGGCGGGTCAAGGTCATCGGGGTTGATCATGGGGTCACCAAAGGGATAGTTTGGCAAGCAACCTTATGCTATGCTGAACTTTATCAGAATAAGAGAGGAAAGCAGATCATGCAACGAATAGCTCTTATGGGATTGTTTTTAGTTCTCGCGGCCTGTTCTTCAAAGCCGGACTATCCGGCAGGCGTGACGACAAACGCCGTCATGGGCGAAAAGGAGCGAGGGCTTATTTACACGCAGCCCGTTTCAGAAGGCCATAACGCCATTTGCGTTGGCGAGTGGTGCAGCTGCGATTCTGAATAAGCCCCGTCTTCCTAAATAAATCATGAAGAAACCAAACGGGATCCCCGCTTTCGCGGGGATGACGTGGTGTTTGTTGTGAGGATGGAGATAACGAGTGAGTGATGCAAAGATATTGGTGCTAAATAGCGATGTTATGCACGATCACTTGCCTCTTATCCGTCATCCCCGCGAAAGCGGGGATCCCGTTTCCTTGTTTTTTCGGATAGGTTTGTTCATTCGCTTCGTGGTATAATTGAGCAGAGGTGGGGTCCACCTATCTGATATATAACGATCATTTCTTCGCTATTTAGGGCTGGAATCTTTTGGCCATCTTGTTATGATGGAAGGCAAGACGCGAGCTTTCTCCTTTGAAGAAGGCCGCCTCTAATCGATCCAGAAAAACTTTTTGCTTTTGGATCGTCCGGTTGTTTCGTGCGACCGGATGACGCGAAATCTTGCCTTTTATTTGTGATTGGAGAGTCCTCTATGTCTTTGCCCTTGATGCCAAAAGCTACCGCCGTATGGCTGGTTGAAAATACGATGCTGACGTTCGATCAAATCGGCATGTTCTGCGGTCTGCACAAGTTAGAGGTTCAGGCGATTGCCGATGGCGATGTCGCAACGGGCATCTTGGGATTGAACCCCACGATGAACGGTCAGCTGACCGCTGAGGAAATCAAGCGCTGTGAGGGCGACAGCCGCGCTCATCTGAAGATGACGCGCAGTGAGCTGCCCCAGCCTGTC is a genomic window containing:
- a CDS encoding DUF1192 domain-containing protein — translated: MINPDDLDPPRPAPKPVDLQGLSIQDLKEYIRSLEAEIDSAAAMIEYKESHKSGAESLFKIP
- the fumC gene encoding class II fumarate hydratase, giving the protein MILAAAPKTGSRTEYDTFGPIEVPAGHYWGAQTGRSLMNFRIGGERMPTPLMRAFGAVKKAAALANMDCGNMDATIGNAIVQAADEVYQGKWDGEFPLVVWQTGSGSQTNMNVNEVIANRAIELLGGEIGSKKPVHPNDHVNKAQSTNDAFPTAMHVAAVQMITDELIPALQHFHKAIDDKAKAFEPIVKIGRTHLQDAVPLTLGQEFSGYAMQLELSIERARDSMKRLYPLAQGGTAVGTGLNAKKGFAEKFAEHIAQITGKPFTSAANKFEALASRDAMVEASGMMNTIAVSFMKIANDIRLLASGPNCGIGEISLPENEPGSSIMPGKVNPTQSEAMTMVAAQVMGNHVTVSVAGANGHFELNVFKPVIAFNVLQSIRLLTDVANSFTDNCVVGIVANEERIASLVSQSLMLVTALNPHVGYDNAAKIAKKAHKEGKTLKAVAVELGLLTAEDYGRLIRPQDMVHPLD
- a CDS encoding ribbon-helix-helix domain-containing protein, translating into MIDGFAQEGGSANLKRSVLIAGHRTSVSLEPAFWEELCVIAKKRGLSVNQLVAEIDAARTGNLSSALRLYVLKVIKES